Genomic DNA from Sporosarcina sp. ANT_H38:
ATATTGAATTCGAATTGAATGTCCAAAAGGTAAATCCTTGGCGCCAGTCACTCATTCAATTACTACATATATTGAACAAATGTCTCCAATCAAAAATTGAGCGAATTTGCCTTTCGGGGGGAGCTGAAGTCATAAGCCTGATAGTTGCGCAGCGGTCAGGCTTCCCCTAAGCGCCGCAGCAAATTTGAAGAGAATCTGTATTTCAACCTCATCTCTGGTAACACTCACATAATTAAAATAACAAAAAAAAGATCAGACATCTACCCAGATATCTGATCTTTTGCATGTTTATTCAAGTAGCTTGTCTTTATGTTTGCACAAAATGCTTGTCACTAACTATCTTCCGGAAAGCTTCTCTTTAATATATCCCATCAATTTCTCAGCCACCGAAAACTCATGCGTAATATACAGTGACCTTGCCCCGACAGGATCCTCGATTTCATTCAACAGCCATCTTCCATCCGGTAACAATATGAAGTCAATTCCGACATAATCGCTTTTTATTGCTCGGGAAATAGTTTTTACATCTTTTTCCTGCCAACTGGAAAGTATGTACTTTTCGACCGAGCCACCGAGCGTGTAGTTTGATTTGAATGAACCGTTACCAGTGCGTTTTACGGCTCCGACGACTTCATTGCCAATCACAAATACGCGTATATCTCGGGCGCCGGATTCGATGAAGGGTTGGACAATTAGTTTTCGGTCGTGGAACTTGTTGAAAAACAACTCTGCGTCCATGGCCGATGTGCAAAGGAAAACTTCGTCCCCACCATGACCATCGACGGTTTTCAACACACAAGGATACGAATTTATGTCACCAATTGAACGAATCTTTCTCGTCGGAACAGCCGGAACACCAAGCAGGGTAGCAAGTTCAAATGTCTGCAATTTATCATTCGCAATTCGATTTACTTCAGCACGATTGAATAGCCTTGAACCTTCCATCTCAAACTTGGTTGCTCGCTTCGTATCGCGGTCCCTGAAAAGAATGAAATCTGCATCGGAATCTGGCTGATCATCTCCAATTAGTAAACGAAGTTCTATCTCGAGTTTTCCTGACTCAATTATTAATTCATCAATAAACGCATGATTTCTAACTGATTCAGCCGCTGAATAATAAACGTAACCCTTCACTCTAGCTTCCTCAAGATATACGCAATCATTGCATCTGCAACATTAATACCTGTAACATTATAAATGTTGCGTATGTGAGCTGCTGCATTGACTTCACAGACGAGGGGCTCCTCATTGTCACCAAATAGTAAGTCGACACCAGCAAACTCTGCACCGACAGCATGAGCGGCTTTAATCGCTAACGCTTTTTGTTGGTCTGTTAGTTCGATTACTGTTGCCACACCGCCATTCGTAATATTTGCTCGGAAATCAGTTTCAGAGTGACGGTGCATTGCGGCTACTACCTCATCTCCGACGATGTTTACTCGGATATCACGTCCTCTGCTTGTTTCGATGAATTTCTGAAATACATAGTCGATGCCCCGCAATTCATCCGTCTTTTCATAAAACTGCTCTTTCGTTTCAATCAAATACACTTTCATACCGAATGAACCGTGACCTTCTTTAATAATCATCGGTAAGCCAAGACGCTCTAACACTAGTTCATAGTAACCTGAATCTTTGATGGTGAAATTCGGATACACTTTCGGTGCAATGATAGTTTCAGGCATTGGAATGCCTTGCCTAGAAAGTTCGAGATACTGTTTTGCTTTGTTATCGCATGTTTCAATGACATCGGGGTCATTGAAGACAGGAATCCCCGCATTTTTAAGGAAATTTGCGAGAAGAATATCTTTATCCAAAAAGATAACAAAATCTGGGCGATTGTCAAAATTCGTTTCCAAATTCATCATCACTTCATAGTTTTTCTTAAGTTCAGTTTGTATTCCCGCGCGTTCCGCTGCTTCTTTCATCAGCTCAGCCTGATCCTTAAATTTATCGCTTGTCAAACTTCCATTATAAATAACCCAACAACTTTGCATTAGGAACCCTCCGAGAATGATATACTTTTTATAACTAGATTCTAACATACGGAGGGATAGTTTTGATTCCAAAAATGAATGTATATAAAGAACGATGGGGAATTGATAGTGATAATTCGATTAAACCAGGTTTGGAAGCTGTGCTAGAAGCGCTGTCTAAAGTGGGGCATCCAGAAAAACAATTGCAAGTCATCCATGTAACAGGGACGAATGGAAAGGGTTCTACGATTGCCTTTATGGAAGCTATTTTGAAAGAGCATGGTTTGTCAACGGGTGTCTTTTCGTCGCCCGCAATCATCGATATACATGATCAGATACGCATCAATGGCGAGGTGATAAAAGAAGAGGAATTGGATAAAACGTTCTGTGCGATGAAAGAAGCGGGATTAAGCGGTCTACTGACGGATTTCGAATTACTTACTATCGCTGCTTTCGTGACATTTGAACGTCTTGCACCAGACTATGTATTGCTGGAAACGGGGATGGGTGGTTTGTTGGACAGTACGAATGTCGTGGTGCCACTAGTTTCTGTAATTACCTCGATTGCACTCGATCATACTGCTTTTCTCGGGACGACAATAGCGGAAGTGGCGGCGCATAAAGTAGGTATTATAAAAGAGGGGATTCCTGTCGTAATAGGACCATTGCCTGATGAAGCATTCAAAGTCGTTCACGAGATTTCAAGTCGACAAGGGAGCCGGCTTATTATTTATGGTGAGCAGTTTGATATGAAAGATGAAAAATTTTGCGGAACGAAAATATTTCAGTTGGCGGGGCGGAAGATGAAAGGTCATCATCAAGGTGTTAATGCGGCAGTTGCCATTCAATCACTTCTTGCGTCGGGCATTCAGCTTGATGAAGAAGCAGTCTCTAGGGCTGTTGCTACAACGCAACTTGCACATCGTTTTCAAGAAATATCCCCTGGTGTTTTTATGGATGGCGCGCATAATCCGGCAGCAGCTAAAGTACTTGCAGAAACGATTCGATTGGAGTTTCCAGGAGAAAAAGTAGACTTTGTCATAGGCATGCTGAAGGGGAAAGATATCGAAAAGACGCTGAATGAACTAATACCAGTTGCTGCCTCATTTACTTTTCTGACGTTCCCACATCCTCAAGCGGCTAGTGGGGACCAATTAATGGAATATTGCCAACATCAAGAAAAAAGGGTGACAAATTTTGAGAGTGATACTATAATATTAGAAAAGGGTCTAAGTGGTAAAAAAGTAGTGACAGGGTCACTGTATTTGATATCGGGTATAATGAACTAGTTTCGTCGATGATTGATATAATTATTCATAGACACTAGTGACAGTCGATTGTATGTTTGATAAAATTATTATATGTTCTGTATTTTTTGATTTGGTAAATTAGGAGTGGATAATGTAATGGCGGTTACAATGAGGTCCACTATGCGTTATTTCATTTTATGGTTATTTACTGTTCCATTGGGATTGATTTATGTTTTCTTGAATTATCCACCAGGGCAAGTGAATTGGATAAATATAGTTGTTTTTACTGTTTTCGGTTTTCTTACTGTCTATTACCCTATATTTAGAAATGGTACCCCTGTCTTCCTGGTTTTGTGGGTGACGGTGCCTGTTTTTTTAATGCATGGGATTTTTATTGAAATGATTGTTATGCAAATTGCGATCTTGGCAAATATCTTCTCATTATCGAATAAATTGCCTTCGTTGCAACGATTTTTCATTAACTCTACGCTATTTTTCTTCTTATCAATTATCGCTGCCATCGCTTTTGGTTTGGCAGGCGGTGAAATTGGTTCGATCGATTTTTGGCCAGTTTTCATTGCGGTTTTCTGCTATCAGGTGGTTCATACCGTATTCAATGATTTCGTTCTGAAATTATTGGCAGTGTACAAAGGAGTTGACTCACGGTTCTTTTCGAAAGGCCTATTGCTGGATTATGCGATGGTCCTAGTCGTCTTGCCCTTATCGCTTACATTATATTATTTACTGCAATTTGTCGGGGTGGGTGCATT
This window encodes:
- a CDS encoding RimK family alpha-L-glutamate ligase — translated: MKGYVYYSAAESVRNHAFIDELIIESGKLEIELRLLIGDDQPDSDADFILFRDRDTKRATKFEMEGSRLFNRAEVNRIANDKLQTFELATLLGVPAVPTRKIRSIGDINSYPCVLKTVDGHGGDEVFLCTSAMDAELFFNKFHDRKLIVQPFIESGARDIRVFVIGNEVVGAVKRTGNGSFKSNYTLGGSVEKYILSSWQEKDVKTISRAIKSDYVGIDFILLPDGRWLLNEIEDPVGARSLYITHEFSVAEKLMGYIKEKLSGR
- a CDS encoding RimK family alpha-L-glutamate ligase; the protein is MQSCWVIYNGSLTSDKFKDQAELMKEAAERAGIQTELKKNYEVMMNLETNFDNRPDFVIFLDKDILLANFLKNAGIPVFNDPDVIETCDNKAKQYLELSRQGIPMPETIIAPKVYPNFTIKDSGYYELVLERLGLPMIIKEGHGSFGMKVYLIETKEQFYEKTDELRGIDYVFQKFIETSRGRDIRVNIVGDEVVAAMHRHSETDFRANITNGGVATVIELTDQQKALAIKAAHAVGAEFAGVDLLFGDNEEPLVCEVNAAAHIRNIYNVTGINVADAMIAYILRKLE
- a CDS encoding folylpolyglutamate synthase/dihydrofolate synthase family protein → MIPKMNVYKERWGIDSDNSIKPGLEAVLEALSKVGHPEKQLQVIHVTGTNGKGSTIAFMEAILKEHGLSTGVFSSPAIIDIHDQIRINGEVIKEEELDKTFCAMKEAGLSGLLTDFELLTIAAFVTFERLAPDYVLLETGMGGLLDSTNVVVPLVSVITSIALDHTAFLGTTIAEVAAHKVGIIKEGIPVVIGPLPDEAFKVVHEISSRQGSRLIIYGEQFDMKDEKFCGTKIFQLAGRKMKGHHQGVNAAVAIQSLLASGIQLDEEAVSRAVATTQLAHRFQEISPGVFMDGAHNPAAAKVLAETIRLEFPGEKVDFVIGMLKGKDIEKTLNELIPVAASFTFLTFPHPQAASGDQLMEYCQHQEKRVTNFESDTIILEKGLSGKKVVTGSLYLISGIMN